In bacterium, a single window of DNA contains:
- the glmS gene encoding Glutamine--fructose-6-phosphate aminotransferase [isomerizing] — protein sequence MCGIIGYVGSEVAVPILIEALKCMEYRGYDSAGVAIMEDGALQTIRHAGRVRELETKLDGMKFAGGIGLGHTRWATHGRPSEVNAHPQRSASGEIVVVHNGIIENYLPLRRELEAQGVAFSSQTDTEVIANLIAANYSGDLLAAIQAAACRLEGSYAIGVMSEREPDQLIAVRKGSPLVISGNDLGVFLASDLTALLPHSRDMFFLDDGEIAILRPGDIQFRTLSGQVVTKAPQHIAWDVMQAQKLGYKHFMIKEINEQPIAIRDTLMGRLDDAAGGVSLEELGTLTDDILRDLEQIVIVACGTAWHAGLVGKYLLESLAGIRVEVDYASEFRYRTNQLTDRTLVLAVSQSGETADTLAALQRAGREGAHTLAICNAVGSTMTRSVEGVLYTHAGPEISVASTKAFTTQLTALMLLALKLGRLRGAITESDSLRLVTALRGLPELMTKSLECEAAVQALAGKYWGVQHFLYLGRSLCYPVALEGALKLKEISYIHAEGYPAGEMKHGPIALIDERMPVVVLAPRNHVMDKTLSNLNEVKARGGKIIVICQDASELDGYGVDEIIEVPASEPELAPLVLTIPLQLLAYHIAVILGCDVDQPRNLAKSVTVE from the coding sequence ATGTGCGGCATCATCGGTTACGTCGGCAGCGAAGTGGCAGTCCCGATTCTCATCGAAGCGCTCAAATGTATGGAGTACCGCGGCTATGACAGCGCCGGTGTCGCGATCATGGAAGATGGCGCGCTCCAGACCATCCGGCACGCTGGACGGGTCCGGGAACTGGAAACCAAGCTCGATGGGATGAAATTTGCCGGCGGCATCGGACTGGGGCATACCCGCTGGGCGACTCACGGACGCCCCAGCGAAGTGAATGCCCACCCCCAGCGCTCAGCATCCGGCGAAATCGTGGTAGTGCACAACGGCATCATCGAAAATTACCTGCCGCTGCGACGTGAACTCGAAGCCCAGGGTGTCGCGTTCTCCAGCCAGACTGACACCGAGGTCATCGCCAATCTGATCGCCGCCAACTACAGCGGTGACCTCCTGGCCGCGATTCAGGCCGCCGCGTGCCGCCTCGAAGGCTCCTATGCCATTGGAGTCATGAGTGAGCGAGAGCCAGATCAGCTTATCGCCGTCCGTAAAGGGAGTCCGCTGGTGATTTCCGGGAACGACCTCGGCGTGTTCCTCGCGTCCGATCTCACCGCGCTGTTGCCGCACTCCCGAGACATGTTCTTCCTGGATGATGGCGAAATCGCGATTCTCCGACCTGGCGACATCCAGTTTCGCACCCTCTCCGGGCAGGTCGTCACCAAAGCTCCGCAGCACATCGCCTGGGATGTCATGCAGGCGCAAAAGCTGGGCTACAAGCACTTCATGATCAAAGAGATCAACGAGCAGCCCATCGCGATTCGCGACACCCTCATGGGACGCCTGGATGACGCCGCTGGTGGCGTCTCCCTCGAGGAACTCGGCACACTCACCGACGACATCCTCCGCGACCTGGAGCAGATTGTCATCGTCGCCTGTGGCACCGCCTGGCACGCCGGGCTGGTCGGGAAGTATCTGCTGGAGTCCCTTGCGGGCATCCGGGTTGAGGTGGACTACGCCTCGGAGTTCCGTTATCGCACCAATCAGCTCACCGACCGGACGCTGGTGCTCGCGGTGAGCCAGTCCGGCGAGACGGCCGATACCCTGGCAGCCCTGCAGCGAGCGGGTCGCGAAGGGGCCCATACGCTGGCGATCTGTAATGCCGTCGGATCCACGATGACCCGATCGGTGGAAGGGGTGCTCTACACCCACGCCGGTCCGGAAATCTCCGTTGCCTCCACCAAGGCGTTCACCACCCAGCTCACAGCGCTGATGCTCCTGGCGCTCAAGCTCGGGCGTCTCCGGGGTGCCATCACCGAGTCAGATTCCCTGCGGCTCGTCACTGCGCTCCGGGGACTGCCGGAACTCATGACGAAGTCACTGGAGTGCGAAGCCGCCGTACAGGCGCTGGCAGGCAAATATTGGGGTGTCCAGCATTTCCTGTATCTCGGACGCTCCCTCTGCTATCCCGTCGCCCTCGAAGGAGCGCTGAAGCTGAAGGAGATCAGCTACATCCACGCCGAAGGATATCCTGCTGGTGAGATGAAGCACGGCCCGATCGCCCTGATCGATGAGCGGATGCCAGTGGTGGTTCTGGCTCCCCGAAACCATGTCATGGACAAGACCCTGTCGAATCTCAACGAGGTCAAAGCCCGGGGGGGCAAGATCATCGTGATCTGCCAGGATGCGTCCGAACTGGATGGCTACGGCGTGGATGAGATCATCGAGGTGCCGGCATCGGAGCCCGAACTCGCCCCATTGGTCCTCACCATCCCCCTCCAGTTGCTCGCGTATCACATTGCGGTGATCCTCGGCTGCGATGTCGATCAGCCGCGCAATCTGGCGAAGAGTGTGACGGTCGAGTAG